caagcatggcaaacacgtgtttcattattcaccttataatagcgacagacatgttacatgcctagctcgtatgagctgtggcatgcgagtgcaccttataactgtttataagataggtaatgatcgataacggtgaaataaatgcctacctgattgtgatgtgtgccaggtgatggacttcgcaggaaggtgagagagctctgacaatagccgcctgccttgaccacgtagggtgccagagaccactgagctgaacaagtgaagagtgcgccaaaaaacttgacaagtgaggaaccaaacaaatgaactgctagcactacttggtcctgagcacgtaaatcaataacaagatgcaacacaacctgcatgcaaaatgcgagcaccaatcgtacctcacggctgtcactcaaattccgccaagtacggcaaaataagtttacacacagccaagtgacagttgctgcccctgtcgtctcctacacctatttttgtagtaatggacgtatgacttgcaagcgatgcaggcatggaaaacacgagtgctttgtctgcgctcgataagacgacaaagacacgtacacgcctggtgtgtacgtgacagcagactcctgctgatccggcttacaagtgcaccttataacagccatgtgcatgggcaccgaggagatcactaatgagtgcgtgcacaaacagacctgtgacatcctcaaactacaaagatgcaactcaacagcaggcttcaccacaataatacaattaagtgacactaacaaaggaaaaatgccgttattgctgagtgcaagcaatgcttcatataattccgaagaattaaactgttcactgtactgcttcctgcatgcgcaactcaataaaggtgcaacacagcgtgcgagcactatggtcgtacctcatagccgacactaaaaatccacaaaatgcactgaaatatgcctacgcacagtaatgttaccgttgctacccctactgttttctgtgcctaatttagtaataaggtatgtatgagcgatgcaagcatggcaaacacgtgtttcattattcaccttataatagcgacagacatgttacatgcctagctcgtatgagctgtggcatgcgagtgcaccttataactgtttataagataggtaatgatcgataacggtgaaataaatgcctacctgattgtgatgtgtgccaggtgatggacttcgcaggaaggtgagagagctctgacaatagccgcctgccttgaccacgtagggtgccagagaccactgagctgaacaagtgaagagtgcgccaaaaaacttgacaagtgaggaaccaaacaaatgaactgctagcactacttggtcctgagcacgtaaatcaataacaagatgcaacacaacctgcatgcaaaatgcgagcaccaatcgtacctcacggctgtcactcagattccgccaaatatggcaaaataagtttacacacagccaagtgatagttcctgcccctgtcgtctcctacacctatttttgtagtaatgaacgtatgacttgcaagcggtgcaggcatggaaaacacgtgtgctttgtctgttgcactcaaaggtggtgtggtgtccatgtcgaacgcggacagcatcatgggcacttcggcattggggtcactagtagccggcgttgcgcccgcgccagtgttgggtcggcgcgggtgctttgttaggcctagccttgaacgtaccccgggcgcgtcctcgttgtggggtttttttcgcttctgtgctttaagtcccgaagattttggttgcaaaagagtcttagcagctttactgaccttgcgcacaggaatcttggaggcaggaagagaagttccggggcaatccggcgtttttgtgggagcagatgcagccgtgactgatgtacacgacgctcgtagcgccctcttaggctacgaagggaggcgctcagctgaaacggcaccggcgggtggtgcggcttttaatcgaactcgcgacgctccctttggggcaaactgactactttagcgcctgcctacaatttgtttttgtattctagccgacaccacgatgcaccgatgctatcttgcacccattctattgggcagtgatggccggacacaccgcagcagtcgtgttattttgtgtgaccatcaacgcatttttttttcttttggcctgttgtggttgggaagagctatggtggtgcaaaaaatttatcggttattcaggaaaagtggtgtaaagggaaatagttctgaagaatcgatgttctcgtcgcaggtagtgagaaccattcaacaaccgatgaattcttcggtgacgaagtgaagtcgccgtcggtgttcaccgagtagactcatgaattcataaaaagaacaaacgtttccccgagccttccaaattttattattgggcttgagcttgcatggtaggcttgacggtgcgaaacagcgtgaaaacaacgagttcatacaaagaaacagcaaaccgcacccttttaaaatacacttcattactgtgtttcattgactgcgtgttaattggtgtgccaactatacaacgcagctacgattataggattgctctcactaaacaagtcaaggcttgcaagcacgaaaaaaaaaaggaacgaaaataggagaacatgtacactgtctcttcttctgtgtgtcgtgcattctcacgatgtgacgaaaaaaaaaaaaacgtaaactattatgcacaccatcaagattcacatatatgcagggattcttggacgggtatgtttttttttcactatcttttgtcaataaagtctcatagacgcagtacaagtacctgttcgctttcaatcttgcaagattgaaaacgaagtgcagcgcctttcgacgatatatatatatatatatatatatatatatatatatatatatatatatatatatatatatatatatatatatatatatatatatatatatatatatatatatatatatatatatatatatatatatatatatatatatatatatatatatatatatatcggaagcgaaaaagcacgacgtacgccgaaacacctttactaattacaaatgtttcggctgatgggccagccttcgtcagtgtgaccacactaacgaaggctggcccaccatatcgtctcgctttataactttttatggcaacccgacttcgctactaatagtaaatttagcttcccttgcggtgaagtatcataatgctgtaattatcctcttccttaatcggtaaaaactctgaaacgttctctttttcttttttaccgctgctatccttctccgcctctccgaatatatatatgtatccatactggcactttccagtgatcctgcatgcagctctttttctccattgtgagttaatgaacagtttctcttcctcattctctcgtatttcttagtctatcttcgaacccaatgttgctctaagcttaatttcctcatcaaagcctgcccagttatcacactttccgtcttcgttttctgactttccatgagcgtacaatgcgaatctgcgcattccttacacactgtgggacgcctcatcttagtcggcgactgcagcgttgccgctgtatgtatacgttagccacccgccacgatagctctctcaaggcattgtccatggctatcgcttaattttctgttctagttcactgtatcattgtcgaacggggggaatggtcaaagttcagccagtatgtcgccgacagctctctcaaggcattgcccatggctgtcgcttaactttctgttctagttcactgtatcattgtcgaacggggggaatggtcaaagttcagccagtatgtcgccgtgcacacaaatcacggaagcgtgttcttgaagtacagaagacatacgtttttctggtgttttacggaaggagcgaaagaacggaaacatcgactgctgctttacggcaactcctgctgtttcccataaaccgcagcacagtttgtgctttaaacgtccagtctcgctatttttcaggaaacagatgttactctgtagtttctacggtctgctccgacgttaaaacacggatattttttacagtgtatACGTATCTAGCGCGGAACTGTACTTCCTTTATGTAATAGCCTGCAACGCTGTGGAAGTTGCGCAGGGAGCTGCGGCTGTCAAATAGTGAGTCGTGCCGAGTGCATTGCGTTCTCATTGGTAGAAGAGACATTTAATTATATTTATTAcgcggggttttacgtcccaaaactacgatatgattgctagacgccgtagtggagtgctctaaAAATTTtggtcatctggtgttcttcactGACTTGGCACAGTACACGGATCTCTGCCAAGAACGTTTACATTTGGGTGAGCTGGTTACGATTCATCTAAAAtggggccctgcaacaattttcTCATTAATCT
The Rhipicephalus microplus isolate Deutch F79 unplaced genomic scaffold, USDA_Rmic scaffold_193, whole genome shotgun sequence genome window above contains:
- the LOC142791885 gene encoding uncharacterized protein LOC142791885, which translates into the protein LSASLRSLRGRYERRVHQSRLHLLPQKRRIAPELLFLPPRFLCASSVVSGTLRGQGRRLLSELSHLPAKSITWHTSQSAQWSLAPYVVKAGGYCQSSLTFLRSPSPGTHHNQEIFQERMAACAPALFQMMEEAPTKHTMELVVRVRDEGQREKAVQVAVLPFLCAHFKEDKNYLYQVFEEGTSITEKLAELPSTPTIIALGINMLK